A window of Holophagales bacterium contains these coding sequences:
- a CDS encoding ABC transporter permease: protein MGEFTSAAEATPSRKAAVADDETWTRAAEAAVEALRLDPQRTRAGLLCVAAGAAVVVALVSIVQGGRRELLRSVEAAGPSNVFVRAERGAPTPLTTAGIEAARVRFPGLAGASGVRAVPAVVRSGTVEVPATVYGVEPEGLALFGLKAERGRLLGAHDGRSRARVGLLGARLAAQLARHGDPLGTRLSAGGETYEVAGILRASAAVAGSGGELAGVDWDSGLLVPLGAEPRASASPAADYPVDLLALRFSDPGEAARAARLLGPLVPAGSAVTTPTQAVEQYRAAHRSFDRVVLLVSILTAASAAFGVTNLLRASVRARSLEIGLRRATGARREDVRLQFLAEGLFLGLGGGLLGILLGALLSLTLLSRAGWTPHFAPGTLLLLAGGSAAFGIAAGIRPANEAAALDPAATLRLE, encoded by the coding sequence ATGGGCGAGTTTACGTCAGCCGCGGAGGCGACCCCGTCCCGGAAGGCGGCGGTCGCCGACGACGAGACCTGGACCCGGGCGGCGGAGGCCGCCGTCGAGGCGCTCCGGCTCGACCCGCAGAGGACGCGGGCGGGCCTCCTCTGCGTCGCGGCCGGGGCGGCGGTCGTCGTGGCTCTCGTCTCCATCGTCCAGGGGGGACGGCGCGAGCTCCTCCGCTCGGTGGAGGCCGCGGGCCCCTCGAACGTCTTCGTGAGAGCCGAGCGCGGGGCGCCGACCCCGCTCACGACGGCCGGCATCGAGGCCGCCCGCGTCCGGTTCCCGGGCCTCGCGGGAGCGTCCGGGGTCCGCGCCGTCCCGGCGGTCGTGAGGAGCGGAACGGTCGAGGTCCCGGCCACCGTCTACGGTGTCGAGCCGGAGGGGCTCGCGCTCTTCGGGCTGAAGGCGGAGAGGGGACGGCTTCTCGGCGCGCACGACGGGCGTTCGCGCGCGCGCGTCGGCCTGCTCGGCGCCCGGCTCGCCGCCCAGCTCGCCCGCCACGGCGACCCGCTCGGAACGCGCCTCTCGGCCGGCGGCGAGACCTACGAGGTCGCGGGGATCCTCCGGGCCTCGGCCGCGGTCGCCGGCAGCGGCGGCGAGCTGGCGGGCGTCGACTGGGACTCGGGCCTCCTCGTCCCGCTCGGCGCCGAGCCGCGCGCCTCCGCCTCGCCGGCGGCCGACTACCCGGTCGACCTGCTCGCCCTCCGCTTCTCCGACCCGGGCGAGGCGGCGCGGGCGGCCCGGCTCCTGGGTCCGCTCGTCCCGGCCGGCTCCGCCGTCACGACGCCGACGCAGGCCGTCGAGCAGTACCGCGCGGCGCACCGTTCGTTCGACCGCGTCGTCCTCCTCGTCTCGATCCTCACCGCCGCCTCCGCCGCGTTCGGCGTCACGAACCTCCTCCGCGCCTCGGTCCGGGCCCGCTCGCTCGAGATCGGCCTGCGTCGCGCCACCGGGGCGCGCCGCGAGGATGTGCGCCTCCAGTTCCTCGCCGAGGGGCTCTTCCTCGGTCTCGGCGGCGGTCTTCTCGGAATCCTCCTCGGCGCGCTCCTCTCCCTGACGCTCCTCTCGCGCGCCGGATGGACGCCGCACTTCGCGCCGGGCACGCTCCTCCTCCTCGCCGGCGGATCGGCCGCGTTCGGCATCGCCGCCGGCATCCGCCCCGCGAACGAGGCGGCCGCGCTCGACCCGGCCGCGACCCTGAGGCTCGAGTGA